Proteins encoded in a region of the Rutidosis leptorrhynchoides isolate AG116_Rl617_1_P2 chromosome 9, CSIRO_AGI_Rlap_v1, whole genome shotgun sequence genome:
- the LOC139866769 gene encoding QWRF motif-containing protein 2-like gives MMVANMSSTAKPKVASRAPSPARPKRAPLLPSEPDNNGNSSLLLPRRPKARDVSSRYLSSTVSSSSVSTTMTSTSSSSSFSSTTTTSSLNSLCTPRRRFPSPLDSKTNLMTPTPSLTMNNRRAQSSERRRPGTSRRGDVSAAAKMLSSTPARSLSASFQGESFAVPASKAVRPLPNNYGSRNSTPERRPVTPVVRNLGNPKTVDQQRWPARSRQGSLMTRSVDFTNENMKLSGSGTATAVRALQKSMMTETNLKPNKPEILEDNRSVDKLVSDCNNSDRSFSDAESVSSGSTIRGASPRAIVVPARYRQETVNRLRRVQPEPVSPPLSRNGKPFSGNRYLNGPAQSPRGLSPSPVRGAVRPASPSKSGLFPSALSLSRGMASPTRTRNTIGCNSNLGNIPSILSFADETRRRKVGDNAIDDAHVLRLLHNKYLQWRFVNARAEAAMSVQRATAQKSLYNSWVTTTKMRESVISKRIEIQQLRQTLKLHTVLQNQIPYLKVWDQVEREHIVSLSGTSVSLESSTLRLPLVDGAKADLRSLKDAIISSADVMQTMASLIRSLVMKVEHVNALASELASTSTKERSSIDQCKDLLSILTHLEVQECSLRAHILQLQRLPLTTITEL, from the exons ATGATGGTGGCAAACATGTCTTCTACTGCAAAACCTAAGGTAGCATCACGTGCTCCGTCACCGGCGAGACCAAAACGTGCACCGTTGCTACCTTCTGAACCTGATAACAATGGAAATTCGTCATTGTTGTTGCCACGTAGACCGAAAGCGAGAGATGTTAGTTCAAGGTACCTATCTTCTACTGTTTCTTCTTCCTCTGTTTCAACTACGATGACGTCGACCTCATCgtcctcttctttttcatctactactACGACGTCGTCTTTAAATTCGCTGTGTACGCCGCGTCGACGGTTCCCGTCGCCGTTGGATTCTAAAACGAATCTGATGACGCCTACGCCGTCGTTGACGATGAATAATAGGCGAGCGCAGTCATCCGAACGACGTCGTCCTGGAACCTCGCGGAGAGGTGACGTTTCCGCGGCTGCGAAGATGCTGTCATCGACGCCGGCCAGGAGTTTGTCGGCTTCGTTTCAAGGTGAGTCGTTTGCGGTTCCAGCTAGTAAGGCAGTGAGGCCACTTCCGAACAATTACGGATCGAGGAATAGTACGCCGGAGAGGAGGCCAGTAACGCCTGTTGTTAGGAATCTAGGGAATCCTAAGACGGTCGATCAGCAACGGTGGCCGGCGAGATCACGGCAGGGGAGTTTAATGACAAGGAGTGTTGATTTTACTAATGAGAATATGAAATTGAGTGGATCTGGAACTGCAACTGCTGTTAGGGCTTTACAGAAGTCTATGATGACTGAGACGAATTTGAAACCTAATAAACCTGAAATTTTGGAGGATAATAGAAGTGTTGATAAACTCGTTAGTGATTGTAATAATTCTGATCGGAGTTTTTCGGATGCTGAGAGTGTTTCATCTGGTAGTACCATTCGAGGTGCTTCACCTCGTGCAATTGTAGTGCCAGCTAGATATAGGCAGGAAACTGTGAATCGTCTTAGGAGGGTACAGCCCGAGCCTGTTTCACCTCCTCTGTCTCGAAATGGTAAGCCGTTTTCAGGAAATAGGTATTTAAATGGTCCTGCACAATCACCACGTGGATTGTCACCCTCTCCTGTTAGAGGAGCTGTTCGACCAGCTTCCCCAAGCAAGAGTGGGTTGTTTCCGTCTGCTTTATCTCTATCAAGGGGTATGGCTAGTCCAACAAGAACACGTAATACAATAGGGTGTAATAGTAATTTGGGCAATATACCTTCGATCCTTAGCTTTGCTGATGAAACTAGGAGAAGGAAGGTAGGCGATAATGCTATTGATGATGCACATGTCTTGAGGTTGCTACACAACAAATATCTGCAATGGCGATTTGTAAATGCGAGAGCAGAGGCTGCAATGTCAGTTCAGAGGGCAACCGCTCAG AAAAGTCTATATAATTCATGGGTGACTACGACAAAAATGCGTGAATCTGTCATATCCAAACGAATCGAGATACAACAGCTGAGGCAAACTTTGAAGTTGCACACTGTCCTCCAAAATCAG ATACCGTATTTGAAAGTGTGGGACCAAGTTGAGAGGGAGCACATTGTCTCTTTGTCTGGGACGAGTGTCTCTCTCGAATCCAGCACGCTTCGTCTTCCACTTGTTGATGGTGCAAAG GCTGATCTCCGAAGCTTGAAAGATGCTATTATTTCGTCGGCTGATGTGATGCAGACAATGGCTTCCTTAATACGCTCTTTAGTAATGAAG GTGGAACATGTGAATGCGTTGGCATCTGAACTTGCAAGCACCTCAACAAAGGAACGTTCTTCGATTGATCAGTGCAAAGATCTTCTGTCAATACTGACACACTTGGAG GTACAGGAGTGCAGCTTGAGGGCCCACATATTACAACTTCAACGCCTACCTCTAACCACCATAACCGAACTGTAA